A single Lysinibacter sp. HNR DNA region contains:
- a CDS encoding PhoH family protein — protein MKQAERTYVLDTSVLLSDPRAIFRFAEHAVVLPIVVISELERKRHDPELGYFARSALRTLDDLRTRHERLDFPIPVGEGGSLRVELNHSNTSTLPSGIQLGDNDSRILAVAQNLASEGLAVTVVSKDLPMRVKAASIGLAAEEYRAEQAVDTSYTGLVEIHLSGEQMSELYDRERLATAQVLDVPLNTGLIVHSDRGSALGRVDEPGEFRLVRGDRDVFGVNGRSAEQRLAIDLLLDSEVGIVSLGGRAGTGKSALALAAGLEAVLERKQHKKIMVFRPLYAVGGQELGYLPGDQGEKMNPWGQAVYDVLGSVISQNVLDEIEARGLIEVLPLTHIRGRSLHDAFVIVDEAQSLERNVLLTVLSRIGQHSRVVLTHDIAQRDNLRVGRHDGVASVIETLKGHRLFGHITLTRSERSKIAALVTELLEDVEPM, from the coding sequence CTGAAACAGGCAGAGCGAACCTATGTGCTGGACACCTCGGTGCTGCTCTCCGACCCCCGGGCCATCTTCCGTTTTGCTGAACACGCGGTTGTGCTGCCCATCGTGGTTATTAGTGAGCTAGAGCGTAAACGTCACGACCCCGAGCTAGGATATTTTGCGCGATCGGCGCTACGAACCCTGGACGATCTCAGAACCCGTCACGAGCGCTTAGACTTTCCCATCCCCGTAGGTGAAGGAGGGTCCCTCCGGGTGGAGCTCAACCACTCCAACACCTCTACCCTGCCGAGCGGGATACAACTGGGGGACAACGACTCTCGGATTCTTGCCGTAGCGCAGAACCTGGCGAGTGAGGGGCTTGCTGTGACGGTTGTTTCCAAAGATTTGCCGATGCGGGTCAAGGCCGCTTCGATCGGGTTGGCGGCCGAAGAATACCGTGCCGAACAGGCTGTTGATACGAGTTATACGGGCTTGGTGGAGATTCATCTTTCCGGCGAACAGATGAGTGAGCTTTATGACCGTGAACGGCTCGCTACGGCCCAGGTTCTTGATGTGCCGTTGAACACGGGTCTCATTGTGCACTCAGATCGCGGTTCCGCTCTTGGGCGGGTGGACGAACCCGGGGAGTTCCGACTGGTTCGGGGGGATCGTGACGTTTTTGGTGTGAATGGGCGCTCGGCGGAGCAGAGGCTAGCGATAGATCTGCTGCTTGATTCCGAGGTTGGCATTGTCTCCCTGGGAGGTCGAGCCGGTACGGGTAAGTCTGCTCTTGCGTTGGCCGCGGGTCTTGAGGCCGTGTTGGAGAGGAAGCAACACAAGAAGATTATGGTGTTTCGCCCCCTCTATGCGGTAGGAGGACAGGAACTCGGCTACCTGCCGGGGGACCAGGGTGAGAAGATGAACCCCTGGGGCCAGGCGGTTTACGATGTGCTTGGATCCGTTATTTCGCAGAATGTGCTTGATGAGATCGAGGCCAGGGGGCTCATTGAGGTTTTGCCTCTGACTCATATTCGAGGGCGTTCCCTGCACGATGCTTTTGTGATTGTGGATGAGGCGCAGTCTCTGGAAAGAAACGTTTTACTCACGGTCCTGAGCCGTATTGGGCAACACTCAAGAGTGGTTCTCACCCACGATATCGCGCAGCGAGATAATCTTCGGGTGGGGCGGCACGACGGTGTTGCATCCGTTATTGAGACGCTCAAAGGACACCGGCTCTTTGGCCACATCACTCTTACCCGATCGGAGCGCAGTAAGATTGCCGCTTTGGTCACGGAACTTCTTGAGGATGTCGAACCGATGTAG